CAAATTGTATGAAATCCAAACTCTAGGTCTTCCAACAGTTTTCAATGGGAAAAATCAGGTGAAATTTGGGGATCGGAGGTTATTTCTTACAATGGACTATGATGATTTTAGATTGATTGTGAGCAATTCAAGGGGTGGATGTCTGGAATTTCATAGACACGACAATCTCTGTTGACTCTTTGGATTACGGAAATGAATTGAAGGATCGAAGGGATGGAATCGTAGAGCGGCTTTACGAAAACGAATAAACAAATCATGGACACGGCAATTTTGGTTGGCCGGGCGTCACTAATAGTCGAGGGGGCGGACCGTTGCAGCAAgtggtggggtggtggtggtcgtgagGGAAGATGAGGGTGTGGTGGTGGCAGCGGCAGTGGTGAATGGTGATGGTTTAGTACCTTAAACGTAATTTGTCAGACATTGGATAcctaatttataattttatcaaaCGTTAGATACCTTAAGTGTCATttacccattttttatttaaataactaataaGGGAAAATCGATATTTTAACTTTGGGTGGTAACCTTGCTTAACATGAGagggaaggttgccattttgatcaagtttgataGGTCCAttacatattgaatacttagagggggtgtccgtgaaattttccctatattAAATGGACACACCAATGTACCAATAATTCACCGTGGTGATAAGCATATCTAGGCATATCTAGTGctctgtccttttttttttgttaagtactcgtaccccctataatgcacccaatattcctcgtaccccactaagcggctcaatattccacgtaccacccttcaatattccacgtaccacccgtgttttacaccccaaatgccagataggtccaattcgttaaataccaccgttagatgtcaaaattttgaccattttaccctttgctccattttcttaaatcttaaaagacttaattaccctcacttatttgttgccttgaactaattgaaaatgaccattttaccctttgttttatttttataaataaaaagacctaattgccctcatttatgtattatccTAATcgaatttgaaaagactattttacccctaaatacttgttcctaaaaaccccaaaatgccctcatcttccccaaatcatcatcttcttttacatacccaccaccaccaccgccgccaccgccaccgccaccaccaccaccaccacccaccattggctttgggttctaagacaatgagagaaacagagagcagCAGAGTGAGggagtaaaagaaaaaaggagcacTGAGACGAGAAAGCTCGAAGCTTCCCTTAGCCGGGGTAGAAGACTCTCGTCCgacatcgtcttcttcttctccacttctccttcttttattttgatttcttttcttaccATCTCCATCGCATTTCTGAGACCTACCAAatccatttgttttttgttttcccatCTTTCCCATCTTTAAACCCCAATCTCCAATACCCTATTCTCCCTTCTCCATCTAAAAACCCATCTCCGAGAGATGAAATCCCTCTTCTAATCTCCACCGAACCCACTTCTTTATCTTCAATTcctattttctagtttttattcCATACCAAACCCCacccatctcttttctctttccactcaaccaaacccaaatccaacaccggaaaccttttttattttctctttgattagCCCAATCCCATAACCAGAACTCCATCGTCccatcttctcccttctctcatattcttcaccccttttttattttaagtattaATATGTCTGTAATAATCCTCAGTCGCTGTTACTTGAAATTTCTGCAATCGAACGTGGGTCTCCATTCATCTTCTCAGCAAAGGTGTTCTTCGTCTCAGTGATCGGTTGTTGCAAGTGTCGGATCGAAGAAAAGCAGGCTTGCAGGGTTCCAGATTTTGTTCAAAAAAAGGTTCCCTTCAGTTCACGGCGGCAGCGGCGGCGTAGGCAGTGGCGGCGTAGGCAGCGGCGATTGTCGATTGTCGCTTGTCGAGttgggtggcagtggtggtggcggtggcggtggcggtggtgggtatgtaaaagaagatgatgatttggggaagatgagggcattttggggttttttttggaacggggtaaaatagtcttttcaaattaggttagggtaatacacaaatgagggcaattaggtcttttcatttataaaaataaaacaaagggtaaaatggtcatttttaattagtttagggcaacaaataaatAAGGGCGATTAagttttttcagatttaagaaaatagagcaaagggtaaaatggtcaaaattttggcatctaactgTGGTATTTAatggattggacctatctgacATTTGGGGTGAAAacaggggtggtatgtggaatattgaagggtgatacgtggaatattgagccgcttaggagGGTACGAAGAATATTAGGTGCATTATAAGGggatacgtgtactttacccttttttttttttatagaaaggAAATCACAGGTTACACACCAGAGACCTGTGTTACACGACACAAAGAAACAAGACCAAAAttgggtagggatgtaaacggatcgaattcggttgGATAGTGGCATTACCATATTCATATCTGAttatattcggatggattcggataatatcctgtcgattttcggacggattcggataatttccggatagtgattttttgaatacaggttctcctaaatagatatgaatacgaatcgaatacgatttttcgactatccgttgacatatttaccgtttttatgatgagggttagggttgagacttgagagttcagtgattaccctttcttctactcttcttagtattttattctcttacgtttttaacttttgattttttaatagatatgtaattccatgtatcacattgcataaaacaatatatataaatcaatagcaaatctagaaaaagaatcacattatcttaacttataaatttataaaaataagataatgaAATCCAATATGATAACTAAAAAGATAGataaacacagagttatatttcagatattttattaccatcggactgctaaacgaatcggataataatcggtcggatagggggattatcatattcgtatccgattagttttggacggattcggattctcttaaacggatacgaacgcggatttacgaatatccatttacatccctagaatTGGGCATATCTAGTGCggatcattatcacctacaattctgacaccctccaattccctacagtccctcacatgggagtgaaatgaccacttacccactgcctGGACTCACTAAACAGGGACCAGAATTGGGCATATCTAATGCggatcattatcacctacaattctaacaccctccaattccctacaGTCCCTCACATgagagtgaaatgaccacttacccactgcctTGGGGAGTGAGTCAAGGTTGtaggtaagtggtcatttcagctcccatgtGAGAGATTGTAGGGGAATTGGAGAGTGTCAGAATTGTATGAGATAAGCTCTTTGTCAAGGATGATCTTTTATCCATGCCAACGTATGCCATCAATTCAAAATTATCCTTGTAATTATTTTTGGAATATATAAGTGTACAACATTTGAATTTTGACTTATACGATTACATTGTATTAGCATAGAAAATCATATCCCTCATATTAAGGAGGCAATCATACCACCAGATCCTTAtcattttatatataaataccctattaattatcattttatatataaatatcttATTATCTCTCAATGGAAAGTAAACTAATTTAACCCAAAATATTCATGTTACCAAATTAACACGGTATCAGATGAAACTCATGTTATAAACCAACCTtcctcatgcatcatgtaaCGAATTAGACCATTCCCACTAGGGTATGCCACAAAAATAATTCTGAAAGTTGTTTAACACTAAGGGTTAGGAACTCCATCTAGAAAGTTCTACCTAACACAGGATGTCATTCCTCGTAAGGCAAATTGGGTTTCTGTTTTCTTGAAGGAATAAGAAGACTTCTCCTTCTCATTGTATTGTCTTTGATAATTTCCATTAATACCCTTCATATCTTCCTTTATTCTACTTTGTCCATAATTTACATGCCCCTTCCAAGTCAGTCcctgaaaaataaaatccaatacCTATCATATCCTTTCATCTTTACTTATCTAGCAACTTCTTGAAAATTCTGGTGTGCCCACAAGCGATCTGCATCAATGCCCCCGTAACTGTATCATCTTGTAATAATTTTAGATAATTCTATTCAGATTCTGCGTTCGAACCTCCATTGATCCAAAATATAAAGAAATCATGAAATCTTTAGCcaacatcaaataaaaaaaaagcagcTTTCTTCATAATTGttgcttttcctttttttttttttaaactacaGAGTAGAGACTATTCTGGAATTAAAAGTTAgcaaaattacaaagaaaagtAAAGGATGATCCATGGACAAGCGAGTGAGCAAACAAAGAAATCAAATATCAacaaagccccaaaaaaaagaaaaaaaaaaaaaaccaacattgTCACCACTAGAGCTTCTCTCCTCTGTAATCTATACAGCAAAGTACACTCTCTACCGGGGCTGCTGAATTGGGCGAGGAAAGACCTTCACGTTCACAATCTCAGGTGCCTTCTGTGCATACCTCGGACCTTCTGCAAACCTTCTTGACTTCCTCCATTTCAACCCCGCCAGAGTCACTATATCCCTCTGAGAATCTTTCTCCCCTTCTACAAAAAAtccccaaaacacaaaaaagttcaaaatattaaaggaaaagagaagagtatttaggttttttttttctttttaaagtttcCACTCACTTTTGTCGTAACCGTCGAAGAGAGCTTCGATTTCTGGGAGTTCAGCCTCGTCAAAGTGATTTTCGTCGAAATCGAACACCGATTCGGGATCTTCAAAGCACTCCTGTAGCCAGTAATCCCTGAACCACCCCGTCGATTGGACAAGCTCCCACCATTGATCGGAAAAATCCTCCACTGCCCGATACGCACACGGCACAAACAAAGGCGCGTTTGGATTCAACTTCGAATTCGTCGTTCGCCTCGACATCACTTCCATTCTCACTCGTTCTCAAGCTTTATTATCAAGAAAAACCTAAAAATCAATCACGAAACACAGAAATGTAGAGAGACAGAAAAGCGAGACTCAgataagacagagagagagaaagagagagcgagACGGAGAGGCCTTGATTCCTCCTCTATGAATTTATAAACTGATTTGCCTTTCCCAAAAAACTGTTACAGTGACGAAATTGTCCTCGTTACATGGCCGTTCAACGGTTCGATCGGTTATCAGTTAAGGATACAGAGAAAGGATGAAATGGTCTTTTCATAATGAGGGGCTAAAACTGTAAATAATGACAATCACAGAGGTCactttttttcataaaattgCATCGAAACCTGGGGCGTAGGACCAATGCATGTCTACCTGGTTTCACCCTTTCCGGGGGAGAGAGAGCACACGGTAATAACCGCTCCTCCCATTGTTTCAACTTTTGACTCTACCATGACCGTTGAATGTAATATATGCCAAATGGCAGTTCGACGCAATTTTAGGTGTTAATCACATGGGCCCACCAAAGTTTATATCAACGGTACACTTCTGTGGCTTTATCCTCCAAATTTTGGAGCGGCGTTGTATATTAAAGAAACCTTTTGTGTTTATCCAGAAATAGGGTTGGTCTTGACATACACGTCACTGTTCTCATCCACTTATAGCGACATGGGAGTTAAGTGATTTGCTACGAACAATAATAGGTTGTACTCGTAGTACCGCTACTAGGCAACGGTCGTCTGCACTTGTTGAGGCTACTTTAGTACAAGATGCCATTGAGATTCTCAATCAATGGCTTGAAGTTAAGTATCATGGGACTGTGAGTTCCTCCTAAAGTACTctcccatattttatttttttgggaaatttatacataccatccctgaggtttgacgaaaggatattttcacttctcagttttgaaaaattctacgtaccccctgaggtttgcaaacggtaacaaataagcatattccgtcaattcatgactaacagtgctAAAAATATAAAGTGAACCGACTAAATTGCCCTTGtaagaaaacattaaaaaaaaaaaaactagcaactcatcttccccaaatcgtttggggaagatgagttgcaggtatcctaaAACTCATCTTCCTTCCTTTAGAATTGAGTGTGGAAGTTGAAAACAAGAAATGTAATATTGCGGCATAGCTgcttgggagagagagagagagaaagaaggagagaggataATTTGGGGTCCATTTTTCTTCCACCAGATGAGTTGCAGgaaagttgcaggttttttttttcctgtacaCAGACTAATGTAGAATAAGAggtgaaagaaatgaaataatgcCCAGCATATCCACAACTATATGCAAGGATATAGTGCACATATCTTTCAGATATTTGAGATTATCAATGTTCTTTGGAGAAATCATGGCACCAAGGCTATATCACACAGAAACACACGATTGGCCTGAAACACAATGGCGGCAGTCCCTGAACCAGGGGAAGAACCAGAGAGGGCAccgtcttcctcttccttcttcttctccatcctttcttttctcatgACCGAAGTCCCAAAAACCTAACACCATCTTCAATTTGCCAATAGCCGAAACCGTTCCACACCAtttctttccattcttcttcccatCTCCACCGATTGTAGCAAACACGACCAAAACcctatttctttttataaaagcTAATCTGAAAATCTGAGATTTCAGCTATTACATCTGAATCGGCTATGAATGTCGTAATCGCAGATCTCCACTGAATGAGAGACGTCCCCATCCTGCCCAATCTTCTCCGCAAAGAAACGGCTCCGACTGGCGAGCACATGGCGATGGACTTTCATAGAAATGTTAAAGTCATCTTTGGAGCTGATGGTAAGCTTCACATCACCTACACTCTCACCATTGAGGTTGTGAAATGGAGCTTCAGCCAAGATCTTGAAACCCTCTTCTGGAGAAGGTTGGAGggagaagaacaaggagaaaccctagaaaCTATCCTTAaaggagagaaacagagagattGGTCTGGAATGAAATCCTGATTTatcattgctttttttttttttttttttttttgatggaacCTGATTTATCATTGCTGAAAACTCTCTAGATTTCAGTTTATTCTTAGCCGCCATGGTGAGGGAGACAACTCTGTTGTCAAAGCTCAGAAACTCTTCTGTCCAAACTCCAcccctagagagagagagagagaggcagagatGGAACTTCACTGAGAAAGATCTGTGAATAGAAtagagggaaaggaaggagagtgaGTCAGGATCCGTTCCATGGTGTtccatacctgcaactcatcttccccaattgatttggggaagatgaattgcagttttttttttctttgcaagggtaattttgtcatttcatgcCATGTTTTTAATactgttagtcataaactaacggaatgggtttatttgttaccatttgcaaacctcaggggggtacgcagaatttttcaaaactaaggggtaaaaatatcctttcgtcaaacctcaggggtggtatgtgtaaatttccctattttttttttaatgaaaagtacTGTCCCATATTATATTCAACTTCATCTTCTCCGTTCTCACTTTCCCGTCCCTCTTTTTCAATGAAAGGTGTAGCCatggccaatgagagcgtgcacTGTAGTATTTTATCTCATAGGGGCAGTGTCACACCCCGAACCACCCCCTAGGCGGGTCGGGCAGGTAACCCGGATGTCGAATCACATCCGTCAAAACTTCAGGATCCGGAAACAAACAACTCTCAACAGACACACACCACATTTACAatataaaattgaaaacagagTGCAACAGAAGCTAAGTGTTATATTTACATAGAAGAACCATCAAAAGTACAGTGTTCAATAGTAGCTCACAACCCACAATACAACCATAATTACAATGCCTAATAGAGGTTCGCACCTACAGTACTTCTTAACAACTACATACATGGCCTTTTCATAGCCCAGcatcataaaacaaaatatataaaagctgcatctgtaagctatacaaaagaaaaacgcCAATCGactatccacaaaaagaatgttcTATGAACATCAAAAAGAAAGGACAGCCGCCATCAGATAAGCTCCTCCAACCTAATCCTGTGCACCCACATAAGAGGAATCACCTCCGTAGGGGTCCACACCAGAATAATcacgatcaccatcaccaaatTATTCGTAATGATCCTCCCACTCAGGGAGATGTCCACTTgaaaaatcatctaaaagaaacaatccacaaggggtgagctccaccgaacCCAGCAAATGAATACAAGATCATGCAAGCAGGTACAACCATCACAATCATCAATCTACATgc
The nucleotide sequence above comes from Telopea speciosissima isolate NSW1024214 ecotype Mountain lineage chromosome 3, Tspe_v1, whole genome shotgun sequence. Encoded proteins:
- the LOC122656919 gene encoding protein EARLY RESPONSIVE TO DEHYDRATION 15-like, whose product is MEVMSRRTTNSKLNPNAPLFVPCAYRAVEDFSDQWWELVQSTGWFRDYWLQECFEDPESVFDFDENHFDEAELPEIEALFDGYDKKGEKDSQRDIVTLAGLKWRKSRRFAEGPRYAQKAPEIVNVKVFPRPIQQPR